Proteins from a genomic interval of Streptomyces sp. NBC_00820:
- a CDS encoding MerR family transcriptional regulator, translating to MTEDDIVDEELLTIGAFAARSRLSAKALRLYDRLGLLAPAYVDAVSGYRYYRAGQVERARLVALLRQLDMPLARIAEVVGAEGDEAAERLSAYWADVEARVAGQRTLAAYLRGRLSGRSFEMYEDFAVETVDVPARVVITESRHTLADELPAWIGASLGRLEAAARACGGVTGAPFVVYHAEVSMESDGPAESCVPVADEAAARAWVAEHGGPWATRVRLEPAARLAYTRITKARVAHPQILAAFEAVEQWVAREGLEAAGPCREVYFADWGAAGAEDPVCDVAFPVRHP from the coding sequence GTGACGGAGGATGACATCGTGGACGAGGAGCTGCTCACCATCGGCGCGTTCGCCGCGCGCTCCCGGCTGTCGGCCAAGGCGCTGCGGCTGTACGACCGGCTCGGCCTGCTGGCCCCGGCGTACGTCGACGCGGTCAGCGGCTACCGCTACTACCGCGCGGGCCAGGTGGAGCGCGCCCGTCTGGTCGCGCTGCTGCGGCAGCTGGACATGCCGCTGGCCCGGATCGCCGAGGTGGTCGGGGCCGAGGGCGACGAAGCGGCCGAGCGGCTCAGCGCCTACTGGGCGGACGTCGAGGCCCGGGTGGCCGGGCAGCGGACCCTCGCCGCGTACCTCCGTGGACGGCTGTCGGGGAGGAGCTTCGAGATGTACGAGGATTTCGCGGTCGAGACGGTGGACGTGCCGGCGCGGGTGGTGATCACCGAGTCGCGGCACACGCTGGCGGACGAGCTGCCGGCCTGGATCGGCGCGTCGCTGGGCCGGCTGGAGGCGGCGGCCCGCGCGTGCGGGGGTGTCACCGGGGCGCCGTTCGTCGTCTACCACGCCGAGGTGTCCATGGAGAGCGACGGACCCGCCGAGTCCTGCGTGCCGGTGGCCGACGAGGCGGCTGCCCGGGCGTGGGTGGCGGAGCACGGCGGGCCGTGGGCCACGCGGGTGCGGCTGGAGCCTGCGGCCCGGCTGGCGTACACCAGGATCACCAAGGCGCGGGTGGCGCATCCGCAGATCCTCGCCGCCTTCGAGGCGGTGGAGCAGTGGGTGGCGCGGGAGGGGCTGGAGGCCGCAGGGCCCTGCCGGGAGGTGTACTTCGCGGACTGGGGCGCGGCCGGGGCCGAGGACCCGGTGTGTGACGTGGCGTTCCCGGTACGTCACCCCTGA
- a CDS encoding D-alanyl-D-alanine carboxypeptidase encodes MEEASVAGESPDRSKQHESSAERKSGSGGSVPEARDPRPSVSREKDSSGVAADTATKVLTIRDTKSGDNDADLREAVSSWVRSAKTPNSEADAAKSDAEEPNGPGTGDETPDAAAEDAKTTDEAAPATPDKEPEAEDSAEATSEDEPEPAEAAEAAETAETASEQDEPRDTAEAGNGSAAAPEAGQRAKTAGGDAPEQVDEAEPDADTEETDAEAAEPEAKAEPKSEPKAEPKAGAEPKAGAEPKAEPKPEARTIGDGKDADTADDAPAAADGEDTPQGSPAPDGEPRADDAGPDTDAEGEATTEGEAEAAAEETADAPPVDHPTTVFKAVRPKKPEVDQPTTMLKLGAKPKSPEPAKADTKTDADADTPTPDPERTSRFVALKPDLRPAPPARPADATRPVPQVGPERTTQQPLPPRPPLDLLAELTNTPPPPETPVRTAVRRVKIWTPLVLLLAVVFAVVQNFRPLPQPTLSLTAKDSYTFDGAKADIPWPASGQAALDVQGIGTFGSSGEQKPVPTASVAKVMTAYVILREHPLKSGEAGPKIRIDKQAEQQSDAGQESTVRVTEGDHISEREALEAILLPSANNVARLLARWDSGSEKAFVTKMNAAAKKLGMSNTTYTDPSGLTDSTVSTAVDQVKLAKAAMEMPAFREVSAMMSYDDYKGVNHSNYNRLVGHNNVVGIKTGTTTSALGNLVFAAKQEVGGETRLVIGAAMRQPAGGFDNTIISGVLDAGDKLIRAAQGALKSATILKKGDVVGYVDDGLGGRTPVVATQDVTAAGWSGLKVRLSFASTPVPHTAKAGTKVGTLTVGDGSAGAVKVPVALRDDLAEPGFSARLTRLG; translated from the coding sequence ATGGAGGAGGCATCGGTGGCGGGCGAGTCCCCCGACAGGTCGAAGCAGCACGAGTCGTCGGCGGAACGGAAGTCGGGGAGCGGGGGTTCGGTTCCCGAGGCTCGCGATCCGCGGCCGTCGGTCTCCCGCGAAAAGGATTCCTCAGGTGTCGCGGCTGACACGGCGACGAAGGTCCTGACGATCCGGGACACCAAGTCCGGCGACAACGACGCCGACCTTCGCGAGGCAGTCTCGTCCTGGGTCCGCTCGGCGAAGACGCCCAACTCCGAGGCGGACGCGGCCAAGTCGGACGCCGAGGAGCCGAACGGCCCCGGGACCGGGGACGAGACCCCGGACGCCGCGGCCGAGGACGCGAAGACCACGGACGAGGCCGCGCCGGCGACGCCCGACAAGGAGCCCGAGGCCGAGGACTCCGCGGAGGCCACGTCCGAGGACGAACCGGAGCCCGCGGAAGCCGCCGAGGCCGCCGAGACCGCCGAGACCGCTTCGGAGCAGGACGAGCCGCGGGACACCGCCGAGGCCGGGAACGGCTCCGCAGCGGCCCCCGAGGCCGGGCAGCGGGCGAAGACCGCCGGCGGTGACGCCCCGGAGCAGGTGGACGAGGCCGAGCCCGACGCCGACACCGAGGAGACCGACGCCGAGGCCGCCGAGCCCGAGGCCAAGGCCGAGCCCAAGTCCGAGCCCAAGGCCGAGCCCAAGGCCGGAGCCGAACCCAAGGCCGGAGCCGAACCCAAGGCAGAACCCAAGCCCGAGGCGCGGACCATAGGCGACGGCAAGGACGCGGATACCGCCGACGACGCACCGGCGGCCGCCGACGGCGAGGACACCCCGCAGGGGTCACCCGCACCCGACGGCGAGCCCCGCGCGGATGATGCGGGCCCGGACACGGACGCCGAAGGCGAAGCGACCACCGAAGGCGAAGCCGAGGCGGCCGCGGAAGAGACCGCGGACGCGCCCCCCGTCGATCACCCCACCACCGTCTTCAAGGCCGTACGCCCCAAGAAGCCGGAAGTCGACCAGCCGACGACCATGCTCAAGCTCGGGGCGAAGCCCAAGTCCCCCGAGCCCGCCAAGGCGGACACGAAGACGGACGCGGACGCGGACACCCCCACGCCCGATCCCGAGCGCACCAGCAGGTTCGTCGCGCTGAAGCCCGACCTCAGGCCGGCGCCCCCCGCCAGGCCCGCGGACGCGACCCGTCCCGTCCCCCAGGTCGGCCCCGAGCGCACCACGCAGCAACCGCTGCCCCCCAGGCCCCCGCTGGACCTGCTGGCGGAGCTGACGAACACGCCGCCGCCCCCGGAGACGCCGGTCCGCACCGCGGTCCGGCGGGTCAAGATCTGGACCCCGCTGGTCCTGCTCCTGGCGGTCGTCTTCGCGGTCGTACAGAACTTCCGGCCGCTCCCCCAGCCCACCCTCTCGCTCACCGCGAAGGACAGCTACACCTTCGACGGCGCGAAGGCGGACATCCCGTGGCCGGCCTCGGGCCAGGCCGCTCTCGACGTCCAGGGCATCGGCACCTTCGGGTCCTCCGGCGAGCAGAAGCCCGTGCCGACGGCGAGCGTCGCGAAGGTCATGACGGCGTACGTCATCCTGCGCGAGCATCCCCTCAAGAGCGGTGAGGCCGGACCGAAGATCAGGATCGACAAGCAGGCCGAGCAGCAGTCGGACGCGGGCCAGGAGTCGACCGTCCGCGTCACCGAGGGCGACCACATCTCCGAGCGCGAGGCGCTGGAGGCGATCCTCCTGCCGTCCGCGAACAACGTGGCCCGTCTCCTCGCCCGCTGGGACTCGGGCTCGGAGAAGGCGTTCGTGACGAAGATGAACGCCGCCGCCAAGAAGCTCGGCATGAGCAACACCACGTACACCGACCCCTCGGGGCTCACGGACTCGACGGTCAGCACCGCCGTGGACCAGGTGAAGCTGGCCAAGGCCGCGATGGAGATGCCCGCCTTCCGCGAGGTCTCGGCGATGATGTCGTACGACGACTACAAGGGCGTCAACCACTCGAACTACAACCGCCTGGTCGGTCACAACAACGTCGTCGGCATCAAGACCGGCACCACCACCTCCGCCCTCGGCAACCTCGTCTTCGCGGCGAAGCAGGAGGTGGGCGGCGAGACGCGCCTGGTCATCGGTGCCGCGATGCGCCAGCCCGCCGGCGGCTTCGACAACACGATCATCAGCGGTGTCCTGGACGCGGGCGACAAGCTGATCCGGGCCGCCCAGGGCGCGCTGAAGTCGGCGACGATCCTGAAGAAGGGCGATGTCGTCGGGTACGTCGACGACGGTCTCGGCGGCCGCACCCCGGTCGTGGCCACGCAGGACGTCACGGCGGCCGGCTGGTCCGGCCTGAAGGTGAGGCTCTCCTTCGCCTCCACCCCCGTACCGCACACCGCCAAGGCCGGCACCAAGGTCGGAACGCTCACCGTGGGTGACGGTTCGGCCGGTGCGGTGAAGGTTCCGGTGGCCCTGCGGGACGATCTGGCCGAGCCCGGCTTCTCGGCCCGGCTGACCCGTCTGGGCTGA
- a CDS encoding GOLPH3/VPS74 family protein produces MGRSRRTIPEELLLLALDPATGTTAQPQSLDLGLAGAQLVELALAGRIAPDGDRIAVVVPRPTGDPTLDCALELLRRRGAPVRAVHWIGGPRLGLRQTYLSHLERCGMVAAVAGQMCGVLPTTRYQATDTAISREIRSRLDSAIRTGVPPDPRTAALAALAHAVGLGKHLYPGNEGRSSRSRLRDLIRHDPMGGLVAHAVMDVQNGVGAQPRRGPAAPGRPGGPGGPGVPGVRAAAAEPAHVVPMQQHHSPMERAVAH; encoded by the coding sequence ATGGGCAGGAGCCGCAGAACAATTCCGGAGGAGCTTCTGCTGCTGGCACTGGACCCGGCCACGGGTACCACTGCACAGCCGCAGTCGCTCGACCTCGGTCTGGCCGGTGCACAGCTAGTGGAGCTGGCGCTGGCCGGACGGATAGCCCCAGACGGGGATCGTATCGCCGTGGTGGTGCCACGGCCGACAGGAGATCCGACTCTGGACTGCGCGTTGGAGTTGCTGCGAAGGCGCGGCGCTCCGGTACGGGCCGTCCATTGGATCGGCGGGCCACGACTAGGACTGCGTCAGACCTATCTCTCGCATCTGGAACGCTGCGGCATGGTCGCCGCCGTGGCCGGCCAGATGTGCGGGGTGCTGCCGACGACGCGGTACCAGGCGACGGACACCGCCATCAGCCGGGAGATCCGATCCCGGCTGGACTCCGCGATCCGCACCGGCGTACCGCCGGACCCGCGGACCGCGGCGCTCGCCGCGCTGGCCCACGCAGTCGGTCTCGGCAAGCACCTGTATCCGGGGAACGAGGGGCGTTCGTCCCGGTCCCGGCTGCGGGATCTGATCCGGCACGACCCGATGGGCGGCCTGGTCGCACACGCCGTCATGGACGTGCAGAACGGCGTTGGCGCACAGCCTCGGCGCGGGCCGGCGGCACCCGGCAGGCCCGGTGGGCCCGGCGGACCCGGCGTGCCCGGAGTCAGGGCGGCCGCGGCGGAGCCCGCGCACGTGGTGCCGATGCAGCAGCACCACAGCCCCATGGAGCGTGCCGTGGCGCACTGA
- a CDS encoding slipin family protein: protein MEGTVVAVVFAIVFLLLVLKSGTRVVNQVERGVVFRRGKALPTHRQPGITFLIPFADRMRKVNVQIVTMPVPTQEGITKDNVSVKVDAVVYFRVIDPLRAAIEVQDYVFAVGQVAQSSLRSIIGKSDLDDLLSDRERLHEGLALMIDSPATGWGVHIDRVEIKDVQLPESLKRSMSRQAEAERERRARVITADGEFQAAQQLANASRIMSDTPEAMQLRLLQTVVEVAAEKNSTLVMPFPVELLRYFDKAAQQIGSDLNARKVPAQQPQENAEQP, encoded by the coding sequence ATGGAAGGCACCGTCGTCGCAGTGGTGTTCGCGATCGTGTTTCTGCTGCTCGTGCTGAAGAGCGGGACGCGGGTCGTCAACCAGGTGGAGCGCGGGGTCGTGTTCCGGCGGGGGAAGGCCCTGCCGACCCACCGGCAGCCCGGGATCACCTTCCTCATCCCGTTCGCCGACCGGATGCGCAAGGTGAACGTGCAGATCGTGACGATGCCCGTGCCGACCCAGGAGGGCATCACCAAGGACAACGTGTCGGTGAAGGTCGACGCCGTCGTGTACTTCCGCGTGATCGACCCGCTGCGCGCCGCCATCGAGGTGCAGGACTACGTCTTCGCCGTCGGGCAGGTCGCCCAGTCCTCTTTGCGGTCCATCATCGGCAAGAGCGACCTGGACGACCTGCTCAGCGACCGTGAGCGGCTGCACGAGGGACTGGCCCTGATGATCGACAGCCCGGCCACGGGGTGGGGCGTCCACATCGACCGGGTCGAGATCAAGGACGTCCAGCTGCCCGAGTCGCTGAAGCGGTCCATGTCGCGCCAGGCCGAGGCCGAGCGGGAGCGGCGGGCCCGGGTGATCACCGCCGACGGTGAGTTCCAGGCCGCTCAGCAGCTCGCCAACGCCTCGCGGATCATGTCCGACACGCCGGAGGCCATGCAGCTCCGGCTCCTCCAGACGGTCGTCGAGGTCGCCGCCGAGAAGAACTCCACGCTCGTCATGCCGTTCCCCGTCGAGCTGCTGCGCTACTTCGACAAGGCCGCCCAGCAGATCGGCTCCGACCTCAACGCAAGGAAGGTTCCGGCGCAGCAGCCGCAGGAGAACGCCGAGCAGCCGTAG
- a CDS encoding DUF397 domain-containing protein, whose protein sequence is MALIQGASETWMKSSYSAGNGACVEVKSPIVTALAVRDSKDVEGPTLAFPAEAWNAFVASVKA, encoded by the coding sequence ATGGCACTGATTCAGGGCGCTTCGGAGACGTGGATGAAGTCCTCCTATTCCGCGGGCAACGGCGCCTGCGTCGAGGTCAAGTCGCCCATCGTCACGGCACTCGCCGTACGCGACTCCAAGGACGTCGAGGGCCCGACGCTGGCGTTCCCCGCCGAGGCGTGGAACGCCTTCGTGGCCTCGGTCAAGGCCTAG
- a CDS encoding glutathione peroxidase: protein MTTTDHNNGSVLDVEIGALQGGSAELAQYAGKTVLIVNVASKCGLTPQYSGLERLQERFAGQGFTVLGVPCNQFLGQEPGTAEEIAEFCSATYGVTFPLTEKAEVNGEGRHPLYERLVGFADGEGHTGDIRWNFEKFLIGPDGQVVARFSPQTEPESAEIVAAVEGLLG, encoded by the coding sequence ATGACGACTACCGACCACAACAACGGCTCCGTGCTGGACGTCGAGATCGGGGCCCTCCAAGGAGGCTCCGCCGAACTGGCGCAGTACGCGGGCAAGACCGTACTGATCGTGAACGTGGCTTCCAAGTGCGGGCTGACCCCGCAGTACTCGGGGCTGGAGCGGCTGCAGGAGCGGTTCGCCGGGCAGGGGTTCACCGTGCTCGGGGTGCCCTGCAACCAGTTCCTCGGGCAGGAGCCCGGCACCGCCGAGGAGATCGCCGAGTTCTGCTCGGCGACGTACGGCGTGACCTTCCCGCTGACCGAGAAGGCCGAGGTGAACGGCGAGGGCCGGCACCCGCTCTACGAGCGTCTGGTGGGCTTCGCCGACGGCGAGGGGCACACCGGTGACATCCGCTGGAACTTCGAGAAGTTCCTGATCGGCCCCGACGGGCAGGTCGTGGCGCGCTTCTCCCCGCAGACCGAGCCGGAGTCCGCCGAGATCGTGGCGGCCGTCGAGGGCCTGCTCGGCTGA
- a CDS encoding DUF3592 domain-containing protein, producing MIGIRRGWDNVLLVRASERDAVRFRLRGRGAPWWITLGVTAFGLLFLTIGCALTWQSISFLTGADRARGTVVSVEWRTDHDSYSGSSRHRKRNSPMAYPVVEFTPANGPSRTFESSSGANPPSYDEGDDVEVLYRADAPGDARINSFGDLWLAPVIFGGFGLLATAIPMTIVVLRRRRRPRKSLLAA from the coding sequence GTGATCGGCATCCGCCGCGGTTGGGATAACGTCCTGCTCGTTCGGGCGAGCGAGAGGGATGCGGTGCGGTTTCGGTTGCGCGGGCGGGGAGCCCCTTGGTGGATCACGCTCGGAGTCACGGCCTTCGGGCTGTTGTTCCTGACCATCGGCTGTGCCCTGACATGGCAGTCGATATCGTTCCTGACAGGCGCGGACCGCGCCCGGGGAACGGTCGTATCGGTCGAGTGGCGGACCGACCACGACAGCTACAGCGGGTCCTCCCGCCACAGGAAGCGCAACTCGCCGATGGCGTACCCGGTCGTCGAGTTCACGCCGGCGAACGGCCCGTCCAGGACCTTCGAGAGCTCCTCGGGCGCCAACCCGCCGTCCTACGACGAAGGCGACGACGTCGAGGTCCTCTACCGCGCCGATGCCCCCGGCGACGCCCGGATCAACAGCTTCGGCGACTTGTGGCTGGCACCGGTGATCTTCGGCGGCTTCGGCCTCCTGGCAACGGCGATCCCCATGACGATCGTCGTGCTGAGGCGCCGCCGGCGCCCCCGTAAGTCACTTCTGGCCGCATAG
- a CDS encoding TraR/DksA family transcriptional regulator, with protein sequence MEDSSSNAGFGFVPAERAVAERDAVRERLAARRAATQAQIEALDRDFKTIIEANALVAVDDEHDPEGQTTAFERQHVAALLARARDDLEKSDQALERLEQGDYGRCEVCGIQIPAERLEIRPATTMCVHCAAAPRRR encoded by the coding sequence ATGGAAGATTCATCCAGTAATGCCGGTTTCGGTTTCGTGCCGGCCGAGCGTGCGGTCGCCGAGCGTGATGCGGTCCGGGAGCGGCTGGCGGCGCGGCGTGCCGCCACGCAGGCCCAGATCGAGGCCCTCGACCGCGACTTCAAGACGATCATCGAGGCGAACGCCCTGGTGGCCGTCGACGACGAGCACGACCCGGAGGGCCAGACCACCGCCTTCGAGCGCCAGCACGTCGCGGCCCTCCTGGCGCGAGCGCGCGACGACCTGGAGAAGTCCGACCAGGCCCTGGAACGGCTGGAACAGGGCGACTACGGCCGCTGCGAGGTCTGCGGCATCCAGATCCCGGCCGAACGCCTGGAGATCCGCCCGGCGACCACCATGTGCGTCCACTGTGCCGCGGCCCCCCGTCGCCGCTGA
- a CDS encoding MFS transporter has product MPRPSYRSLFRTPEFTPLFLGGAAQSAAQTLGALALGTLVYRATGSPLLAAVSMFGPSLAQVLGATFLLSGADRLPPRTALSAIGLAFAAGTALQALPGLPTGALLGVVLLLGLVASLGGGVRWGLLNEILTKDGYLPGRSLFNMMNGLAQITGFATGGALLAALSPRACLLLSAALYLTAALVLRLGLTRRPPRAAGRPSPAATWRTNALLWSERSRRLTYLGLWLPNGLVVGGESLYVSYAPDAAGTLFACAALGMLAGDVTVCRLLPPAVRARLATPLLLLLAAPYLLFVARPALPVAVVCVTVASVGFGASLVQQERLMSLTPDELAGHALGLHSAGMLTMQGVGAALAGSVAQLTSPAAAMTVMAAGSVAVTLALATAARRSPAAAAPEPSLR; this is encoded by the coding sequence ATGCCCAGACCCAGTTACCGATCCCTGTTCCGCACACCGGAGTTCACCCCGCTGTTCCTCGGCGGGGCCGCGCAGTCCGCCGCGCAGACGCTCGGCGCACTCGCCCTCGGCACGCTCGTGTACCGGGCGACCGGCTCCCCGCTGCTGGCGGCGGTGAGCATGTTCGGCCCGAGCCTGGCCCAGGTGCTGGGCGCGACATTCCTGCTCTCCGGCGCCGACCGGCTTCCCCCGCGTACGGCCCTGTCGGCGATCGGACTGGCCTTCGCGGCCGGTACGGCGCTCCAGGCGCTGCCCGGCCTGCCGACGGGGGCCCTCCTGGGCGTCGTACTGCTGCTGGGTCTGGTCGCCTCGCTCGGGGGCGGGGTCCGCTGGGGGCTGCTGAACGAGATCCTCACCAAGGACGGCTATCTGCCCGGGCGTTCACTGTTCAACATGATGAACGGGCTTGCGCAGATCACCGGCTTCGCCACCGGCGGCGCCCTGCTCGCCGCCCTCTCCCCGCGAGCGTGTCTGCTGCTGTCGGCGGCGCTGTACCTGACGGCCGCGCTGGTCCTGCGACTCGGCCTCACCCGGCGCCCGCCCCGCGCCGCGGGCCGTCCCTCCCCGGCGGCGACCTGGCGCACCAACGCCCTGTTGTGGTCGGAGCGTTCGCGCCGGCTGACCTACCTGGGTCTGTGGCTGCCCAACGGCCTGGTGGTCGGCGGCGAGTCGCTGTACGTGTCGTACGCCCCCGACGCGGCCGGCACCCTGTTCGCCTGCGCGGCGCTGGGCATGCTCGCCGGGGACGTGACCGTGTGCCGGCTGCTCCCACCCGCCGTGCGGGCCCGCCTGGCGACCCCGCTGCTGCTGCTCCTCGCGGCGCCGTACCTGCTGTTCGTCGCGCGCCCGGCGCTGCCCGTGGCGGTGGTCTGCGTGACCGTGGCCTCGGTCGGTTTCGGGGCGAGCCTGGTGCAGCAGGAGCGGCTGATGAGCCTGACCCCCGACGAACTCGCGGGCCACGCCCTGGGGTTGCACTCGGCGGGCATGCTGACGATGCAGGGTGTGGGCGCGGCGCTGGCCGGCTCGGTGGCCCAGCTCACCTCGCCGGCCGCCGCGATGACGGTGATGGCGGCCGGCTCCGTGGCCGTGACCCTGGCGCTGGCTACGGCTGCTCGGCGTTCTCCTGCGGCTGCTGCGCCGGAACCTTCCTTGCGTTGA
- a CDS encoding helix-turn-helix domain-containing protein: MASNVNPTVRRRRLGQELRRLRELKGMTAEEVAERLLVSQSKISRLENGRRSISQRDVRDLCGVYEVEDQRIVDSLMEMARDSRQQGWWHTFGDIPYSVYIGLETDAESLRVYEPQLVTGLLQTRAYAEALVQGALPETSTAEIEKRVQVRMRRQERITADAGPLRLWVVLDEAALRREVGSKLVMREQLEHLVEMSQLPHVTVQVLPFEVGAHPGLNGQYAILEFADAADSSVVYLEGVTSDLYLEKAPDVQKYAVMYEHLRAQSLNVEQSRHLIAEVAKKYAD; the protein is encoded by the coding sequence GTGGCGTCCAATGTCAATCCCACCGTCAGGAGGCGCCGGCTGGGTCAGGAGCTGCGCAGGCTCCGTGAGCTCAAGGGCATGACGGCCGAAGAGGTCGCGGAGCGGCTGCTCGTGTCCCAGTCGAAGATCAGCCGGCTGGAGAACGGCCGCAGAAGCATCAGCCAGCGCGATGTGCGCGACCTGTGCGGGGTGTACGAGGTCGAGGACCAGCGGATCGTCGACTCGCTGATGGAGATGGCCCGCGACTCGCGTCAGCAGGGCTGGTGGCACACGTTCGGCGACATCCCGTACAGCGTGTACATCGGCCTGGAGACCGACGCGGAGTCGCTGCGCGTGTACGAACCCCAGCTGGTGACCGGTCTGTTGCAGACCCGCGCCTACGCGGAGGCCCTGGTGCAGGGCGCGTTGCCGGAGACCTCGACGGCCGAGATCGAGAAGCGCGTGCAGGTCCGTATGCGGCGACAGGAACGTATCACCGCCGATGCCGGGCCGCTCCGGCTCTGGGTGGTGCTGGACGAGGCCGCGCTGCGCCGGGAGGTGGGCAGCAAACTGGTGATGCGGGAGCAGCTGGAGCACCTGGTCGAGATGTCCCAGCTGCCGCACGTCACCGTGCAGGTGCTCCCCTTCGAGGTGGGCGCCCATCCGGGGCTCAACGGCCAGTACGCCATCCTGGAGTTCGCCGACGCGGCCGACTCCAGCGTGGTCTACCTGGAGGGCGTCACCAGCGACCTGTACCTGGAGAAGGCGCCTGACGTGCAGAAGTACGCCGTGATGTACGAGCACCTGCGGGCGCAGTCGCTGAACGTGGAGCAGTCCCGGCACCTGATCGCCGAGGTCGCCAAGAAGTACGCCGACTGA